One Hordeum vulgare subsp. vulgare chromosome 4H, MorexV3_pseudomolecules_assembly, whole genome shotgun sequence DNA window includes the following coding sequences:
- the LOC123448828 gene encoding probable glutamyl endopeptidase, chloroplastic isoform X2, which translates to MSALSILHRACLRLALLPLAPLRAPLRSPRLPRPLRRPRRVAMSSAASRMSHIAAVAASGESNDPAAGGAAGLGQEDDDLSLGYRLPPKEIQDIVDAPPLPVLSFSPSKDKILFLKRRALPPLSDLAKPEEKLAGVRIDGHSNTRSRMSSYTGIGIHKLMDDGTLGPEKEVHGYPEGAKINFVTWSHDGRNLSFSVRVDEEGNKISKLRVWIADVESGEARPLFKSPDIYLNAIFDSFVWVDNSTLLVCTIPVSRGAPPLKPSVPSGPKIQSNETKNVVQVRTFQDLLKDEYDADLFDYYATSQLMLVSLDGTVKPMGPPAVYTSIDPSPDDKYLMLSSIHRPYSYIVPCGRFPKRVELWTADGKFIRELCDLPLAEDIPIATSSVRKGKRSIYWRPDRPSTLYWVETQDGGDAKVEVSPRDIVYMENAEPINGEQPEILHKLDLRYGGISWCDESLALVYESWYKTRKTRTWVVAPDKKDVSPRILFDRSSEDVYSDPGSPMLRRTAMGTYVIAKVNKQDESTYLLLNGMGATPEGNVPFLDLFDINTGSKERIWESDKAKYFETVVALMSDKIDGDLSLDQLKILTSKESKTENTQYYLQIWPEKKQVQITNFPHPYPQLASLYKEMIRYQRKDGVQLTAKLYLPPGYDQSKDGPLPCLVWSYPGEFKSKDAAGQVRGSPNEFSGIGATSPLLWLARGFAILSGPTIPIVGEGDVEANDSYVEQLVTSAEAAVEEVVRRGVVHPDKIAVGGHSYGAFMTANLLAHAPHLFCCGIARSGAYNRTLTPFGFQNEDRTLWEATNTYVEMSPFMSANKIKRPILLIHGEQDNNSGTLTMQSDRFFNALKGHGVQSRLVILPFESHGYSARESIMHVLWESDRWLQKYCVNGTSKADSEAAADGGKTLSASGGVAASEGLSSDGFSSIPRSLL; encoded by the exons ATGTCCGCCCTTTCCATCCTCCACAGGGCTTGCCTCCGACTCGCCCTGCTCCCGCTCGCGCCCCTGCGCGCTCCCCTTCGCTCCCCTCGTCTTCCGCGGCCGCTCCGCCGGCCTCGCCGGGTCGCCATGAGCTCAGCCGCCTCCAGGATGTCCCACATCGCCGCCGTCGCAGCCTCCGGGGAGTCCAATGACCCGGCGGCGGGGGGGGCGGCGGGCTTGGGCCAGGAAGACGACG ATCTTTCATTGGGCTACCGCCTTCCCCCCAAAGAAATACAGGACATTGTTGATGCACCACCACTTCCTGTTTTGTCGTTCTCACCAAGCAAAGACAAGATTCTGTTTCTCAAACGTCGAGCGCTTCCACCACTATCTGATCTCGCAAAGCCTGAGGAGAAACTTGCTGGTGTGAGGATTGATGGCCATTCTAACACTAGAAGTCGAAT GTCTTCCTACACTGGAATAGGTATCCATAAGCTAATGGATGATGGAACTTTGGGCCCAGAGAAGGAGGTCCATGGATACCCCGAAGGAGCAAAGATTAATTTTGTTACCTG GTCACATGACGGTCGTAATCTATCATTCAGTGTTCGAGTTGATGAG GAGGGCAACAAAATCAGCAAGCTAAGGGTATGGATTGCGGACGTGGAATCTGGAGAAGCACGGCCACTTTTTAAATCTCCTGATATATACTTGAATGCTATTTTTGACAG CTTTGTATGGGTTGATAACTCTACTTTGTTAGTCTGCACTATCCCTGTATCACGTGGAGCTCCACCACTTAAGCCATCAGTTCCATCTGGTCCAAAAATTCAGTCTAATGAGACAAAGAATGTGGTCCAAGTGAGAACTTTCCAggatcttctgaaagatgaatatGATGCTGATTTATTTGATTACTATGCAACCTCACAGCTCATGTTGGTCTCCTTGGATGGAACTGTGAAGCCAATGGGGCCTCCTGCTGTATACACATCCATTGATCCATCACCAGATGACAAATATTTGATGCTTTCTTCTATCCACCGCCCATATTCATATATTGTACCGTGTGGAAGGTTTCCAAAGAGAGTTGAATTATGGACTGCGGATGGTAAGTTTATTAGGGAACTTTGTGACTTGCCCCTTGCCGAGGATATACCAATTGCGACGAGCAGCGTGCGCAAGGGAAAACGATCAATCTATTGGAGGCCAGACAGACCTTCAACTTTGTATTG GGTGGAGACACAGGATGGTGGAGATGCAAAGGTCGAAGTTTCACCACGTGACATAGTTTACATGGAAAATGCTGAGCCCATAAATGGTGAACAACCAGAAATTCTACATAAACTTGACCTCCGATATGG AGGAATCTCTTGGTGTGATGAATCTCTTGCTTTGGTGTATGAATCATGGTACAAAACTCGGAAAACAAGAACATGGGTGGTTGCTCCAGACAAGAAAGATGTCAGTCCACGCATTTTATTTGACAGATCTTCAGAAGATGTGTACTCTGATCCTGGCTCACCAATGCTGCGAAGAACTGCCATGGGAACATATGTTATTGCAAAGGTCAATAAACAAGATGAAAGCACTTACCTCTTGCTGAATGGAATGGGTGCCACACCAGAAGGAAACGTTCCATTCCTTGACTTGTTTGATAT aaatacTGGAAGTAAAGAGCGAATATGGGAAAGTGACAAGGCAAAATACTTTGAAACTGTTGTTGCCTTGATGTCAGACAAAATTGACGGGGACCtttcccttgatcagttaaagatACTGACATCAAAAGAATCAAAAACAGAAAATACACAATATTACCTACAAATTTGGCCGGAAAAGAAGCAAGTTCAGATTACAAATTTTCCCCACCCATACCCCCAGCTTGCTTCATTGTATAAGGAAATGATAAGGTACCAGCGCAAAGATGGGGTTCAACTTACAGCAAAGTTGTATCTACCTCCAGGTTATGATCAATCAAAAGATGGACCTTTGCCATGTTTAGTTTGGTCATACCCTGGTGAGTTTAAAAGCAAAGATGCCGCGGGACAAGTACGTGGTTCCCCTAATGAGTTTTCAGGGATTGGTGCTACATCTCCTCTTCTTTGGTTGGCTAGAGG GTTTGCTATTCTTTCAGGTCCGACAATCCCGATTGTTGGTGAAGGTGATGTAGAGGCGAACGACAG TTATGTGGAACAACTAGTAACCAGTGCAGAGGCTGCCGTCGAGGAAGTTGTCAGGAGAGGG GTGGTTCATCCTGATAAAATTGCTGTTGGTGGTCATTCGTATGGTGCATTCATGACAGCAAATCTCTTAGCTCATGCTCCTCATCTTTTCTGCTGTGGAATTGCTCGTTCTGGAGCTTACAACAGGACGTTAACTCCATTTGGGTTTCAG AACGAGGACAGAACACTTTGGGAGGCAACTAACACCTATGTGGAGATGAGCCCTTTCATGTCGGCTAACAAAATCAAGAGACCAATATTACTTATTCATGGGGAGCAAGACAACAATTCTGGAACACTGACAATGCAG TCGGACCGATTCTTCAATGCTTTGAAGGGTCACGGTGTGCAGTCTCGTTTGGTAATACTTCCTTTTGAAAGCCATGGGTACTCTGCCAGGGAGAGCATTATGCACGTGCTTTGGGAGTCTGACAGGTGGCTGCAGAAGTACTGTGTAAACGGCACTAGCAAGGCTGATTCAGAGGCAGCAgctgatggaggtaaaacatTGTCAGCTAGTGGTGGTGTAGCCGCATCCGAAGGTCTAAGCTCTGACGGTTTCTCATCAATCCCACGGTCGCTTCTGTG A
- the LOC123448828 gene encoding probable glutamyl endopeptidase, chloroplastic isoform X1, with protein sequence MSALSILHRACLRLALLPLAPLRAPLRSPRLPRPLRRPRRVAMSSAASRMSHIAAVAASGESNDPAAGGAAGLGQEDDDLSLGYRLPPKEIQDIVDAPPLPVLSFSPSKDKILFLKRRALPPLSDLAKPEEKLAGVRIDGHSNTRSRMSSYTGIGIHKLMDDGTLGPEKEVHGYPEGAKINFVTWSHDGRNLSFSVRVDEEGNKISKLRVWIADVESGEARPLFKSPDIYLNAIFDSFVWVDNSTLLVCTIPVSRGAPPLKPSVPSGPKIQSNETKNVVQVRTFQDLLKDEYDADLFDYYATSQLMLVSLDGTVKPMGPPAVYTSIDPSPDDKYLMLSSIHRPYSYIVPCGRFPKRVELWTADGKFIRELCDLPLAEDIPIATSSVRKGKRSIYWRPDRPSTLYWVETQDGGDAKVEVSPRDIVYMENAEPINGEQPEILHKLDLRYGGISWCDESLALVYESWYKTRKTRTWVVAPDKKDVSPRILFDRSSEDVYSDPGSPMLRRTAMGTYVIAKVNKQDESTYLLLNGMGATPEGNVPFLDLFDINTGSKERIWESDKAKYFETVVALMSDKIDGDLSLDQLKILTSKESKTENTQYYLQIWPEKKQVQITNFPHPYPQLASLYKEMIRYQRKDGVQLTAKLYLPPGYDQSKDGPLPCLVWSYPGEFKSKDAAGQVRGSPNEFSGIGATSPLLWLARGFAILSGPTIPIVGEGDVEANDSYVEQLVTSAEAAVEEVVRRGVVHPDKIAVGGHSYGAFMTANLLAHAPHLFCCGIARSGAYNRTLTPFGFQNEDRTLWEATNTYVEMSPFMSANKIKRPILLIHGEQDNNSGTLTMQSDRFFNALKGHGVQSRLVILPFESHGYSARESIMHVLWESDRWLQKYCVNGTSKADSEAAADGGKTLSASGGVAASEGLSSDGFSSIPRSLLW encoded by the exons ATGTCCGCCCTTTCCATCCTCCACAGGGCTTGCCTCCGACTCGCCCTGCTCCCGCTCGCGCCCCTGCGCGCTCCCCTTCGCTCCCCTCGTCTTCCGCGGCCGCTCCGCCGGCCTCGCCGGGTCGCCATGAGCTCAGCCGCCTCCAGGATGTCCCACATCGCCGCCGTCGCAGCCTCCGGGGAGTCCAATGACCCGGCGGCGGGGGGGGCGGCGGGCTTGGGCCAGGAAGACGACG ATCTTTCATTGGGCTACCGCCTTCCCCCCAAAGAAATACAGGACATTGTTGATGCACCACCACTTCCTGTTTTGTCGTTCTCACCAAGCAAAGACAAGATTCTGTTTCTCAAACGTCGAGCGCTTCCACCACTATCTGATCTCGCAAAGCCTGAGGAGAAACTTGCTGGTGTGAGGATTGATGGCCATTCTAACACTAGAAGTCGAAT GTCTTCCTACACTGGAATAGGTATCCATAAGCTAATGGATGATGGAACTTTGGGCCCAGAGAAGGAGGTCCATGGATACCCCGAAGGAGCAAAGATTAATTTTGTTACCTG GTCACATGACGGTCGTAATCTATCATTCAGTGTTCGAGTTGATGAG GAGGGCAACAAAATCAGCAAGCTAAGGGTATGGATTGCGGACGTGGAATCTGGAGAAGCACGGCCACTTTTTAAATCTCCTGATATATACTTGAATGCTATTTTTGACAG CTTTGTATGGGTTGATAACTCTACTTTGTTAGTCTGCACTATCCCTGTATCACGTGGAGCTCCACCACTTAAGCCATCAGTTCCATCTGGTCCAAAAATTCAGTCTAATGAGACAAAGAATGTGGTCCAAGTGAGAACTTTCCAggatcttctgaaagatgaatatGATGCTGATTTATTTGATTACTATGCAACCTCACAGCTCATGTTGGTCTCCTTGGATGGAACTGTGAAGCCAATGGGGCCTCCTGCTGTATACACATCCATTGATCCATCACCAGATGACAAATATTTGATGCTTTCTTCTATCCACCGCCCATATTCATATATTGTACCGTGTGGAAGGTTTCCAAAGAGAGTTGAATTATGGACTGCGGATGGTAAGTTTATTAGGGAACTTTGTGACTTGCCCCTTGCCGAGGATATACCAATTGCGACGAGCAGCGTGCGCAAGGGAAAACGATCAATCTATTGGAGGCCAGACAGACCTTCAACTTTGTATTG GGTGGAGACACAGGATGGTGGAGATGCAAAGGTCGAAGTTTCACCACGTGACATAGTTTACATGGAAAATGCTGAGCCCATAAATGGTGAACAACCAGAAATTCTACATAAACTTGACCTCCGATATGG AGGAATCTCTTGGTGTGATGAATCTCTTGCTTTGGTGTATGAATCATGGTACAAAACTCGGAAAACAAGAACATGGGTGGTTGCTCCAGACAAGAAAGATGTCAGTCCACGCATTTTATTTGACAGATCTTCAGAAGATGTGTACTCTGATCCTGGCTCACCAATGCTGCGAAGAACTGCCATGGGAACATATGTTATTGCAAAGGTCAATAAACAAGATGAAAGCACTTACCTCTTGCTGAATGGAATGGGTGCCACACCAGAAGGAAACGTTCCATTCCTTGACTTGTTTGATAT aaatacTGGAAGTAAAGAGCGAATATGGGAAAGTGACAAGGCAAAATACTTTGAAACTGTTGTTGCCTTGATGTCAGACAAAATTGACGGGGACCtttcccttgatcagttaaagatACTGACATCAAAAGAATCAAAAACAGAAAATACACAATATTACCTACAAATTTGGCCGGAAAAGAAGCAAGTTCAGATTACAAATTTTCCCCACCCATACCCCCAGCTTGCTTCATTGTATAAGGAAATGATAAGGTACCAGCGCAAAGATGGGGTTCAACTTACAGCAAAGTTGTATCTACCTCCAGGTTATGATCAATCAAAAGATGGACCTTTGCCATGTTTAGTTTGGTCATACCCTGGTGAGTTTAAAAGCAAAGATGCCGCGGGACAAGTACGTGGTTCCCCTAATGAGTTTTCAGGGATTGGTGCTACATCTCCTCTTCTTTGGTTGGCTAGAGG GTTTGCTATTCTTTCAGGTCCGACAATCCCGATTGTTGGTGAAGGTGATGTAGAGGCGAACGACAG TTATGTGGAACAACTAGTAACCAGTGCAGAGGCTGCCGTCGAGGAAGTTGTCAGGAGAGGG GTGGTTCATCCTGATAAAATTGCTGTTGGTGGTCATTCGTATGGTGCATTCATGACAGCAAATCTCTTAGCTCATGCTCCTCATCTTTTCTGCTGTGGAATTGCTCGTTCTGGAGCTTACAACAGGACGTTAACTCCATTTGGGTTTCAG AACGAGGACAGAACACTTTGGGAGGCAACTAACACCTATGTGGAGATGAGCCCTTTCATGTCGGCTAACAAAATCAAGAGACCAATATTACTTATTCATGGGGAGCAAGACAACAATTCTGGAACACTGACAATGCAG TCGGACCGATTCTTCAATGCTTTGAAGGGTCACGGTGTGCAGTCTCGTTTGGTAATACTTCCTTTTGAAAGCCATGGGTACTCTGCCAGGGAGAGCATTATGCACGTGCTTTGGGAGTCTGACAGGTGGCTGCAGAAGTACTGTGTAAACGGCACTAGCAAGGCTGATTCAGAGGCAGCAgctgatggaggtaaaacatTGTCAGCTAGTGGTGGTGTAGCCGCATCCGAAGGTCTAAGCTCTGACGGTTTCTCATCAATCCCACGGTCGCTTCTGTGGTAA